In Lolium rigidum isolate FL_2022 chromosome 7, APGP_CSIRO_Lrig_0.1, whole genome shotgun sequence, the DNA window GAGGTTGGAGGGATCATGACCACGGATGATCTGGAGAATTACCAGGTTAAGGTGCGGCGGCCGCTCTCGGAGAGCGTCATGGGCCTTACAGTGCTCACCATGCCCCCTCCTTCTGCTGGTGGTGCTGGGATCATGCTGGTGAGTTTTCAAAGAACATCCAGGTCAAGTAGTCTCTCGAACGTTCTGATGGAGACCATTTTGTTTGCGTCATTAACTATCTTGATACCCGcctttatttacttaatgaacagGTTTTGAACATCCTATCTCAGTATGGAATTTCTGGTTTCTCTGGCTCTCTTGGGATTCATCGTCTTATTGAATCCTTGAAACATTACATGGCAATAAGGATGAATCTCGGAGATCCTGACTTTGTTGATGTTAGTGAGGTTGTGGCTGATATGGTCTCTCCTGAGTTTGCAGCTGAGCTGAAGAGAACAATTTACGATAATATGACATTTCCCCCACAATATTATGGTGGAAGGTAAAGAACTTCCTTTTAAAAATCTTCATTTTACTACCGTTTAAAGGAAACTATCATTGATGAGCGATGAGTAATTTGCAAATAGAAATATTTAATTTCCTGCGAGACTGTGACACGAGTTTCCCCGTCAACTAGTATTATACTTGTACATTTGCATATTTTTAATTGACAAATCATGTATAGTTGTCTTCAGTGCCTGAGCTTCAGAATGCAGCAGATCGGAGTGAGTACTAAAAATCGAACACTAGCAATTAGTCCGGCCTGATGAACTTGTGTTTTTCAGGTGGAACATCCTCGAGGACCACGGTACGAGCCACTTATCCATCGTCGACTGCGAGAGAAACGCAGTATCATTGACGAGCACCGTGAACTCCTACTTCGGGTCCCTGATCCTGTCCCCGAGCACAGGCGTCCTGCTCAACAACGAGATGGACGACTTCTCCATGCCGGCGAACACCTCTGCCGGCTCTGCGCCGCCGGCTCCCAACAACTTCGTCGCCCCTCTGAAACGCCCTCTCTCTTCCATGAGCCCAACCATCGTCCTCAAGGTTAGATAGAATTACATGGACGTTGCAATGAAAGCTGATCTCCTTGAGATAAATTCGTGAGAATATCTGAAGAAGTTACAGTTTTCGATAGGCTTCTGATCTCCGGCATCTTTTGTAGGATGGGGAACTGAAGGCTGTGGTGGGCGCCAGCGGCGGCGGCATGATCCCTGCAGGGACAGTCGAGGTGTTCCTGAACCACTTCGCCAGGAACATGGACCCGTTGTCCTCTGTGATGGCGCCGCGGGTTTACCACCAGCTGATCCCGAACGTGGTTCAGTACGAGAACTGGACGACGGTGACCGGCGACCTCTTTTTGCTGGACGCGGCGACGAGAGCCGACCTTCTGAACAAAACCCACGAACTGAGGCCGCTCGCCGGAGGAACCATAAGCCAGCTCGTGGTGCACAATGTGGAGAGTGGCGGGGACCTGACCGCCGTGAGCGACCCGAGgaaaggcggcgtcccggccggcTATTGAGCTAGTTTCATACGACGTACGGGCCGCTCTGGCTGCCATCAGATTAAGCTACACGCGCGCGATTCTTGTATTTGCTAAtggattttaaataaaaattgcaTCACCACACGTGTGCTCTGGCTACTCTTGTCATTCTTGTGCCACCTTCGACCTATTACTTCCTCCGATCGGTCAGATTTTTAGTTCAAATTAGAGTTCAAACTTCACCTATGCAACCGCTGGGCTCCTATCCAAAGGTGATCGTCTAGTGCTCATCAAATCTGTCCTCGTCGCAACACCCATTCACATCCTACTTACTAGTTGCTACTAGTGTCTCCAAACCCATCAAAGAAGCCATCATCAAATGTTGCTCGTTCTTCTAGACTTCAGGTCAAGATAACAGCGGTGACAGTTGGGCTGTTGCTTGGAACAAGGTATGCCGCCCCACCGAGCTTGGTGGTCTCAGCGTGCTAGACATCAAACGCATGGGCTGGGCACTCAGAGCCAGATGGTCGTGGCTCAAGCGCATTGACGCTTCGAAGCCCTAGAGAAACTTTCCTatcaaaacaaacaaacaaacacatCGACAGCCTTGTTCACGTTGCTACCAAATTTCATCTAGGGAATAGTACCAATGTCCTCTTTTAGTCTGATCGTTGGATTGAGGGACAAAGCATTACTGATTACTGATCTTGCTCCCTTGCTGCAGTCAGCCAGCGTGCTATCCACACTAGAAAGGTAGCCTCTGCCCTCCCCCAAATGCTTAGATCAACGACATATCAGGTGCCCTCTCTGCTGATGCTCTTGACCAGTTCCTAGACCTGGCTGAACTGCTATCTACACAACATGTCTCTGAAGCCGAGGATTCCTTCTCCTGGAACTTCTCCACCTCACGGGAGTACACGGCCAAATCTTCATACTCAGCCCTTTTTGAGGGCATGACAGAACATCGGCATCATGAGTCCATCTGGAAGT includes these proteins:
- the LOC124671915 gene encoding glutathione hydrolase 1-like, with translation MVTEIMADTSPAFGGPPTGTSTTAAEARRLQWSAAMLLLVFLAAGAPASAAGRREVVTSLHGAVAADDGRCSTIGRDALRRGGNAVDAAVATSLCLGVVSPASSGVGGGAFMLVRLANGTAVVYDSRETAPLAATKDMYGGNRTLKARGALSIGVPGEIAGLYAAWKDHGKLSWKSLVTPAAKLAEAFTISPYLQMQMEATRAGILANAGIRAVYAPNGDILKVNDTCYNVALARTLKAVAARGPDAFYRGPVASQLVKDVREVGGIMTTDDLENYQVKVRRPLSESVMGLTVLTMPPPSAGGAGIMLVLNILSQYGISGFSGSLGIHRLIESLKHYMAIRMNLGDPDFVDVSEVVADMVSPEFAAELKRTIYDNMTFPPQYYGGRWNILEDHGTSHLSIVDCERNAVSLTSTVNSYFGSLILSPSTGVLLNNEMDDFSMPANTSAGSAPPAPNNFVAPLKRPLSSMSPTIVLKDGELKAVVGASGGGMIPAGTVEVFLNHFARNMDPLSSVMAPRVYHQLIPNVVQYENWTTVTGDLFLLDAATRADLLNKTHELRPLAGGTISQLVVHNVESGGDLTAVSDPRKGGVPAGY